The genomic window TCTCGGTCAACCACTTCCTTTAGGGTAACACCGGATACTTCTATCGCTGTCGCTGTTGGCAGCTGCTCTGTTCCTGCAGCATTTTTAAATTGTTCAAGACTGAGATTCATTCGCCAACCTGTTGTCGAACCATCAACGCGATCATCGAAAATCCGGACATATAACCCGTTGGATAGTGTATCCGTCGTATAAGCAGCTGCAGATAAATCCTTTTTTTGAGCGGCTGCTGAAATGTTCGCACGACCAAAATCAAAACGCTTTGGTAAATTTTTTAATCCAATATCTTCTATTTTTGAAAAGTCGAAATGATCAGCATCTTCGATACGTACAAAGTCGCTAGCAGTCATGCTGTCAAAATTCCCAGTCAATGTTATACCAGCCTCTACAACCGTATTTCCTATACCATTAACTATTGTTTCAAAAGTAATATACATCTCCTGTGATGGATTGATTGGTTGTCCAAGTTCTTCTGTCGTCCAAAGATCATCATTTACGCTCATATAGTTAATCGTTGTACTCCCCGGCTTATAGGTAAGCGTACTACTTCCAGAAGTCAGCTGCATTGCCAAACGAATATCTCTCAACGCTATAGTATTACTATTCGTAACAACTGCCGTCCATTTAATTACATCTCCTGTTACTACAAGCTTCTTCGAGGGGATTAAAACCACACTCCCCTTCCCCTTCTTAATCTGAGCTGTTGCTTGTGTAGTAAGAGACGTAAAATTCCCGGAAACTTGAATGGCGACTTGATAGTCCTTATCCGGTACTCCCTTAAGCCTTGTTTGAAACTCAATTGTCAGCTCTTCCCCTGGTGCTAGTCTATTGGTTAATGGATTGTCAGGGAACCAAACTTGATCTGCTTGAGAAATATTATTGATTTTCGTACTATTTGCTTCATAAGAAAAGAGTTCAGGTTCTACCACGCCCTGCAAGGTACGACTTAATTGAATCGTGTTCATCTCTACATTTCCGGTATTCTTCAACGTTCCACGCCAAATGACGACATCACCAGATTCAATAGGAGTTGTCACTGGCTGCAACGTAAAAGCTCCTGATGTACTCCTCAGTTCCACAACATTTTTAGCTTTTATTGAATCAAAATTCCCTTCAGCGGATAGCTCAAGATAACAATCATCTCCAACATCCCCTAACGTTTTCGTATTAAAAGTTATTTCAAGTGACGCACCAGGAGCCAAGGTCTGTGCTAAAGGAACAGTCCAAACCGTATCTGACACAGCGACATTATCTATTTTCGTTGACTCAGTCACATAGGTTAAACTGGAAAACAGTTCTTTTCCTAGCATAATTCCTTCCATCGGCACATCGCTAGTATTTGTTAAGGTTCCAATCCAACGAATCGTTTCCCCCACTGCTGCGAATGCATTATCAGGTCTTACTGTTATTGTTCCAACAGCACGTTCCGCAGTATAAACATACTTGAGCGTTTGACTCGCAGTAACTGCGGGCAAGCTAACAGGTGATGTATTCGGTGTATCCACACCTGGCGTCTGATTTTCTGTCAACCAGCCTTGATAAACCCAGCTTTCCCCTTGAGTGTCTGCGATCTTTGCTTGGGGAGTACTTGTAAATTCTGAACCAGAAATTACCTCATTGATCTGATCCGATACGCCGGTCAGCTTTGCACCTTCATCTGTATAATAACTTTCCGTCACAGTGATTGGTGTCCCTTTTTCATACACGAGAAAGATCGTGGCTGATTCGTACGCATCGATCGAATGAGTCGGTGGATTCCCGTATTTTAGAGGTGTCGCAGCATTGAAAATCGAACCTGCTCGATAGCCGCGATAAACGTAGGTCTCTCCATTGATCTCATAGCTTGTTGGAACCCTTTCCATCGTGTGTGAAAACGGAATCGACTCATATAAGGTTCGCTTATTCTGTTCAAAATTAGCAGGTGGTGTGATCGGTGTCCCTTCAGGATCGACAAAGGCTTCTTCGATATAAGGTCGTTGGTAAAAAAGCTTGATTGGACTATCCTCTAAAGTGTAATTACTAATTGCCGAATAAGCCTGTGCTGCCCACTCTTTATTGATATAATTCTGATTATCTCCAGCAGGTAGATTTTTCCATCGCGATTTTAAATAGTCACCTTGATAGTCATAACCAATGAAGCTTGTTCCATTGGATGCTGTCTCCAAATAGTCCCACTTCACATATTTATTCATGCGGGCAAAATTCGGAGTAGACGTTGGAGAAAAGAAAATTTCAGCTACATATTCCGTTTGGGTAGAAAAACCACTGGCAGGTTCCGGTGTAATATTCAACTCTGTATAAACACCAAGATTACCGATTCTTAGTGCTCGAACCATCATTCCTTGCCCATCATTACCATTTAACTGAGCTAACGTGATAATCCCGTTATCATCAGAAACGCCACTTTTTGTCCCCCCTATGTCAGCAATTACTCTCATTCCCTGAAGATTTTCTATTCCGGGAAAATCAGTCAATGTAGGATAATATTTGACTACTTCATATTCATAAGGTACGCCAACTGCCGGAGTCCCATCATGTTTCAGCAATTGGTACTTCATATCAAAGGCATCATCGTAACCAGAATATCGTGGCGTAGTAGGTAGGGTGATAGCAAACGGCTGGATAGCTGATCGTGCATCCATATCCATGGTTGGTAGTTCACTTTGTTCAATAGGTTTTTCACGCGTACTTTCCTTGGCAGACAACTCAGAAGGGGTGAACAGGTAGCTCCCGCCAATCAGCGTCACAAGCAAAAACAGCCACCCAAACAACTTCTTGCAATACTGCTTCCTATTCATCCCTCCTCACCTCTTTTCCACTCGTCTTTATTAACAATAATAGGACCAATAAAAAAGTCAGGCCTAAAATATTTGCTGAATAAATCAATGGCTGCTCTCCCATACTTGGCAGATTGCCCGAAGACTTTTCACCAGTGCCTTCCGGCTTTGATGTTTCTGGATAACTGACGGAATCATTCGGATCATTATCGATAGGGAGTGTTGTATTTTCTGTAAACGTCACGCCAATATCTGTTTTTGCTGTTGCAAATACTTGACTGGGAAGTAAGAACAGACTGATGAGTAGACTGAGTAGAAATAAAAATACTTTACTTTTTCTTCGCATTTGCCTCCCTCTATTCTTTTTTCTTTTTTCGCTTCTTGAATTTCTTCTTCTGCCGATTCGATCGTACGACCAGTCCTGCAAGTAATGTGATAGTCAACAGTGCCAGAATACAAAAACAAAGGATGAACCATTGAGGAACAATCAGCTTAAAGGAAGTATCCTCATTCATTTCATTTGCTTTCTTTGAAGAAATCTCGAATTCTCTACTGAATTCCCATTTTTTACTAGTCTCTTCTTTTCCTGTGACAATTGCTTCAAATCGATACTTGCCGGCTCTGACCTCCTCCATTCCCCAATCCAATTGAAAAGGAAAAAGTGTATGGGGGGCAATCCGGCATTCCTCCATCGTTCGTTCGGTTATTGTCTCATTGTTTCCTAAGTCGATCAGTTTCCCACTGATAGAAAACTCACCAAACACCTGTGGCAATGGATTTAGAAGACTCGCTGTCAGCAATTTCTTGCCAGCATCGATTACTGGTTCAACATTGTAAAGCTCGATGGCTTCTAGGCCTTGATTAAGATAATCTTTATCTGACTTCAAAGCAATTCCAGAAACATAGCCATACGTATTCCCTACAGACATCCCACTTCCTTGCTCTTCTTCTTTCAACTTTGGTCGAATACTGATTCCACCGAGAACAAGCCCCTTGAGTGCATGATTGGGTATTTTGAGCTTCAATTTCGCTATACCTATTGTGCCAGGTTCCACTTTCAATTCTTTGGTTTCAACTGTAACCAATTGTTGAATGGACACGGCCTCATTTGACTCGACCAGTTCATTCCCCTCTTCATAGGTAAGCAACCCATTCGCATTCGTTCCAGCTGAATGAAGCGCCACTGTGTAGAGCTCTGCTTGATTGCTTCGATTGATCACTTCTATTTCCAACTCTTGTTCTTGATTGGGCTGTACGTGCAAATAGAAATAACGGATATGTGCATCCATCTGATTTTCCGGAAGCCTTGGCTTGATTGTAAATGCCGCAAATTTTTCAGCACCTGAGCCTGTTGTTTGCTCGTCTGATGCAGAAACTTTAGAGGGGACACTTCCTAAAAAGAAAAAGAAGAGAAGACAAATCAAAAATTGCTTTTCCCGATGATATAGCTTTACTTTCATAAACCTTGATCTCCTTAAAAAGAGGGATAACAAAACTTACTCTATACGATGAATACTTACAGAAGCATAGAAGGAGCTTCATATCTGCAATTACTCATCGCACAGATACGCGCAAGAATTGTCTTTCATCCTCTTGTGGTGCTCGCATCAAGCTAGGATGTACTTCTGCGAGTTTTATCACCCCTCGTTTAACGCTTGCTATGTTTAACCACAATCCCAGTTGGGAAATTGACTAAATTGAATCTGTCAATGTCCAGTCTACCGTTCCTTTGTACGTTTCATTTGCTACTGGTGAAACAGAAGCTGGAATGTTTAATTGAATATTTGTTAATTCGCCAGCCCAATACCCCTGTCCTTTTGTTGCATCACCTGTTAAAATACGTGTGTTTGTCGTCGTCAATGTCACTCCTGTGACTGCAGTTGGTTGTTGTGCAGTTGATACCACATCCGAAATTGTATTTGTTGCTGGGTCTGTGACTTCCTTAAGTGCTTGACTCATTGTGATCGTTGCGCCTGTAAGTTTACGTGTACTGTCAGTTGTTCCTTCAAGCTCGGTCATTTTTGCTTCCAATTTCCAACCGACATAGGTTCCTCTCAAATCGGCCATTGCAACATGCTTTGTTGTTGGATTTGCTCCTGCTACTGATTCAACGGTAGAATCTATGTTGATTGTCAATGCAGTTGGTGTTGCTGGAACGGCTGTTTTCTTAAAATTAAACTCTTTCGGGACATACAGCAATCCAAAATCTGTATCAGGTGGTGTAATAGGTGGATCAACTGGTGGTGTAACTGGTGGAATAACAATGGTCCCGCTCTCAAATTCTACTTTAGAATCGGACTTTCCTGAATAATCCTTCGCACTTGCCTCAATTGTTCCTACAGCAATTCCTGCTGTACAGACGGCCAACAGTGCAGTTGTGATAAACTGCTTTTTCATAGTGTTTCCTCCTCCAAAAAAATAAGATTTATTTCATAAAACAAAAAAGTGTTTTTTGAAATTCGTATATATTGCTACTTTCACGTGTATCTTACCTTGATTCACAGTAATTTTGATTAATTTTTCTATCTTTTATATTTTATTTTTTTATAAAAAAAGCGTGTTTAAACAGCTTTAAATGTATATTTTTTTCAAAATAAAAAACAATATATCTTGTTTTTGACTGCTTTTTCTTCATTTTTTCTGATATAAATGGAACTGGAAATCTTTTGAAAGGAGTGTTTCTTTATGTATAAAAATAGATTCAATACCATTATGTTGGATAAAATAAGTTTAGAAAAACTGAAACTGTACCAAGAGCTGCAAACCTATCAGGAAAACATTTACTCGATACATTTCATTTCCACAATGCAAAAAATGTCTTATTCAAAATTAAAACAGCTGTTAACAGAACTCTCCGTTGACTTAAAGACGATCGATAAGGATACATACCCTTTACTCACATCAACAAATCAGATTTTCATACATGGCTGGATGCCAAATACCGAAAGCTATTATCTGTATTTGATCAAAAAAAGCATCCCGTATTTATTTTTAGTCGAATGCTTACTTAATCAGGTTTCAACACTTCAAGAGTTCTCAACAAAATATTTTATTAGCTCTTCAACCGTTCGAAGAAGATTGGTAAATCTACATGACTATCTCCATACAATGGACCTGCAAATCAACTTTTCCAAAATGAAACTGATAGGGGATGAACGGTTGATCCGGATTACTTTTCTCCTATTTTTATGGCTGGGAGACAGAGGAAAACACCCACAGCTGCAACATTTTCAAATAGAAGAAACAGAAAAATTATCTAGTGTTACGCGACTCTCTCCCTACCATGATTATCCAACAGCTCAAAGTATGACACGACACTATGCAGAAATCGCTGCCCAACGGATCAAAGGTAAGCATTTCGTTACCGACACTCCAAAGTATGATACGGTGTTAAAAAACAACCTTTCGCCTAACTATTCTGAGTGCATAAGTATTTTGGAGGTCCCAAAAGAGAAGCAGCTTGCCGAAGCTAGATTTCTTGCATGGCTTTCTTTCTATGGCCCTTCCTTCTATTACGAAAATGATTTGCTTTTCCATAGTTTGGAGGAATTACTCCAAAAAGAAGGGAGTATTGAGTACTTGTTCAATTCAAAAGTGCTTACCCCCTTACTAACTGAGCTTTTTGGCTCAAAGAAAATGATTAAAAAACAAGTAATACGAATGAATATGGTCAATATTTTTTTCAGCTATGCTGTCTTTCAATGCAACACACCTACATTCTCATCCTTAACTTGTACTTTTTTATACAAAGACAATCCGTTATTTCAGGAACTTTGTCATACCATAAAAAAAAGACTGTCTGCTCTTTCCAAACACAGACATTTCTTTTGGATGAATAGATGTTTAACAGAGTTAACGCAAAGCTTTGCGATTCTCCTTTTCCCAGAGTACGAACGCTTGGAACGAAAATATGTATTACATGTCTCTATCCTATATGAAAGCAGCTTCACCTTTTTCCAAAAGCTGGATACTTTTTTAGCCGGTATCCCTTTTGTTGACAATCATCCCTTCGATGAAACCCAACTGGATACTATAGATTTTGTTATTTCATCTTCGGAAACATTGGCAGAAAATATTGATCCTGACAAAGTTATTGTCTTTCCATTCCCCAATGATCAAAAATACCTGTACGAACTCTTAGGAGAACTGAGTACACTTTATTCGAAAAAGATCAAAGGACCCTTGCTAGAGCCGCTAGTGACGTAGTATTCAAAATAATTAACCCCTCATTCAATTTTAGAGGATAAGACAATTTTCAATTTGACGATTGCCTTATCTTTTTCATCATCTACTTCCTATCACTCATTTCTCACTATCTGCTTCCTATATTTTTACAGTTATCTATTGATAGTCTATAATAAAACTGAGCGTTCCTTTAACGGAACCCTAGAAAGGGAGAGAGAAAATGAACAAAGAGAAGAGCCGTTGGCAACGTTTCTTAGGGGGTGGAAATTTACTATTTACCCTAGCAGTATTGTGTCTCATTGCGATACTGATTTTTCTATTTCACACAATCTCATTTATTTTCAACCCATTATGGGTCATTTTTATCACTGTTCTTCCTCCGGCAGTTTTCGGAATTGTTATTTATTATTTACTGAATCCTATTGTTAAACGCTTGGATAAAAAAATGCCTCGTGTCTGGATCATCGCCGGGCTGTACATCCTTATTTTGGCCTTGTTATTCTTAGGTGGACTACAAATCTTCCCAATGATTCAGAAACAGACCGAAGAGTTGATTGAACAATTTCCAACTTTTCTAAATGATTTTCAAAAGAGCGCAGAAGCATTCGTGGCAAAAACACCATTTGCAAGCGAGTTTAGTCAAGCGACAGAGTCTTTAGAAAATATTTGGAATAAAATCAGCGGCGTCGCAGGTGACTATCTGCAAAAGGGGGCTCAAGGTTTGGGGAATGTATTTTCTGCTGTGTCTACTACCTTCCTGACCTTATTTACCGGACCAATCATTGCGTTCTTTCTACTAAAGGATAAAGAAAAATTTTATCAAACATTGAAACGCATGTTTCCTCCGGTGTTTCGCAATGATTTTGATGAACTCAGCCAAATTATTAATATTCAGATCGGTGACTATTTAAAAGGACAGATTATTGCTTCTCTTGTTTTAGGTGTCATGTATCTGCCGACCTTCCTATTAATTGGTATGCCTTTTGGCGGAATATTGGCTCTGGCCGCTGGGATTTTATGTATCATTCCTTATATCGGTCCTTTTATCGCATTTATTCCTGGACTAATCATTGCCTTTCAGGATTCGTCCTTCATGGGGATCAAATTTTTGATTGTCTGGTTTGTCATTCAATTACTTCATGGTGATTTGGTTGTCCCTCGTGTAATGGGTGATAAACTGAAAATCCATCCGATTACGATTCTGCTCGTTTTACTGGTCATGGGTGATTTATTAGGACTTGTAGGGGTCATTTTCGGAATTCCGATTTATTGTCTGCTCAAGGTTTTCGTTATTTATCTTTTCCGTAAATTTAAACAGCGTTACAATCGTTTTTATGGAGAAAAAGGGAAGTATGAAGAGACTGAATTTACGAAGGATGAGTATTTGAAATAGAATAATAGAGTAACTTTGTGTGGTAATTCGCAAAGGATAATGATACAGCCGCCTGTGTTATAGCCGCTGTATCACAAAAAGACCGACATCATGAGATGTCGGTCTTTTTGTCGTTCTTCTAATTAGTTATCCATCAACGCTTGAGCTGCTGTAATGATAGATAGCTTGTATACATCTTCTTCATTCGCACCACGTGACAAGTCTGAAACAGGTTTGTTCAAGCCTTGCAAGA from Enterococcus sp. 9E7_DIV0242 includes these protein-coding regions:
- a CDS encoding WxL domain-containing protein, with translation MNRKQYCKKLFGWLFLLVTLIGGSYLFTPSELSAKESTREKPIEQSELPTMDMDARSAIQPFAITLPTTPRYSGYDDAFDMKYQLLKHDGTPAVGVPYEYEVVKYYPTLTDFPGIENLQGMRVIADIGGTKSGVSDDNGIITLAQLNGNDGQGMMVRALRIGNLGVYTELNITPEPASGFSTQTEYVAEIFFSPTSTPNFARMNKYVKWDYLETASNGTSFIGYDYQGDYLKSRWKNLPAGDNQNYINKEWAAQAYSAISNYTLEDSPIKLFYQRPYIEEAFVDPEGTPITPPANFEQNKRTLYESIPFSHTMERVPTSYEINGETYVYRGYRAGSIFNAATPLKYGNPPTHSIDAYESATIFLVYEKGTPITVTESYYTDEGAKLTGVSDQINEVISGSEFTSTPQAKIADTQGESWVYQGWLTENQTPGVDTPNTSPVSLPAVTASQTLKYVYTAERAVGTITVRPDNAFAAVGETIRWIGTLTNTSDVPMEGIMLGKELFSSLTYVTESTKIDNVAVSDTVWTVPLAQTLAPGASLEITFNTKTLGDVGDDCYLELSAEGNFDSIKAKNVVELRSTSGAFTLQPVTTPIESGDVVIWRGTLKNTGNVEMNTIQLSRTLQGVVEPELFSYEANSTKINNISQADQVWFPDNPLTNRLAPGEELTIEFQTRLKGVPDKDYQVAIQVSGNFTSLTTQATAQIKKGKGSVVLIPSKKLVVTGDVIKWTAVVTNSNTIALRDIRLAMQLTSGSSTLTYKPGSTTINYMSVNDDLWTTEELGQPINPSQEMYITFETIVNGIGNTVVEAGITLTGNFDSMTASDFVRIEDADHFDFSKIEDIGLKNLPKRFDFGRANISAAAQKKDLSAAAYTTDTLSNGLYVRIFDDRVDGSTTGWRMNLSLEQFKNAAGTEQLPTATAIEVSGVTLKEVVDRDTDDETLVPVTGTNSPSLTSGSTLRLPSDGSSMELMQAETGKGKGMWQVILPAEQIKLAIPANVGKINTEYQSVLNWTLIDAF
- a CDS encoding DUF916 domain-containing protein gives rise to the protein MKVKLYHREKQFLICLLFFFFLGSVPSKVSASDEQTTGSGAEKFAAFTIKPRLPENQMDAHIRYFYLHVQPNQEQELEIEVINRSNQAELYTVALHSAGTNANGLLTYEEGNELVESNEAVSIQQLVTVETKELKVEPGTIGIAKLKLKIPNHALKGLVLGGISIRPKLKEEEQGSGMSVGNTYGYVSGIALKSDKDYLNQGLEAIELYNVEPVIDAGKKLLTASLLNPLPQVFGEFSISGKLIDLGNNETITERTMEECRIAPHTLFPFQLDWGMEEVRAGKYRFEAIVTGKEETSKKWEFSREFEISSKKANEMNEDTSFKLIVPQWFILCFCILALLTITLLAGLVVRSNRQKKKFKKRKKKKE
- a CDS encoding WxL domain-containing protein, which translates into the protein MKKQFITTALLAVCTAGIAVGTIEASAKDYSGKSDSKVEFESGTIVIPPVTPPVDPPITPPDTDFGLLYVPKEFNFKKTAVPATPTALTINIDSTVESVAGANPTTKHVAMADLRGTYVGWKLEAKMTELEGTTDSTRKLTGATITMSQALKEVTDPATNTISDVVSTAQQPTAVTGVTLTTTNTRILTGDATKGQGYWAGELTNIQLNIPASVSPVANETYKGTVDWTLTDSI
- a CDS encoding helix-turn-helix domain-containing protein, with product MYKNRFNTIMLDKISLEKLKLYQELQTYQENIYSIHFISTMQKMSYSKLKQLLTELSVDLKTIDKDTYPLLTSTNQIFIHGWMPNTESYYLYLIKKSIPYLFLVECLLNQVSTLQEFSTKYFISSSTVRRRLVNLHDYLHTMDLQINFSKMKLIGDERLIRITFLLFLWLGDRGKHPQLQHFQIEETEKLSSVTRLSPYHDYPTAQSMTRHYAEIAAQRIKGKHFVTDTPKYDTVLKNNLSPNYSECISILEVPKEKQLAEARFLAWLSFYGPSFYYENDLLFHSLEELLQKEGSIEYLFNSKVLTPLLTELFGSKKMIKKQVIRMNMVNIFFSYAVFQCNTPTFSSLTCTFLYKDNPLFQELCHTIKKRLSALSKHRHFFWMNRCLTELTQSFAILLFPEYERLERKYVLHVSILYESSFTFFQKLDTFLAGIPFVDNHPFDETQLDTIDFVISSSETLAENIDPDKVIVFPFPNDQKYLYELLGELSTLYSKKIKGPLLEPLVT
- a CDS encoding AI-2E family transporter, which gives rise to MNKEKSRWQRFLGGGNLLFTLAVLCLIAILIFLFHTISFIFNPLWVIFITVLPPAVFGIVIYYLLNPIVKRLDKKMPRVWIIAGLYILILALLFLGGLQIFPMIQKQTEELIEQFPTFLNDFQKSAEAFVAKTPFASEFSQATESLENIWNKISGVAGDYLQKGAQGLGNVFSAVSTTFLTLFTGPIIAFFLLKDKEKFYQTLKRMFPPVFRNDFDELSQIINIQIGDYLKGQIIASLVLGVMYLPTFLLIGMPFGGILALAAGILCIIPYIGPFIAFIPGLIIAFQDSSFMGIKFLIVWFVIQLLHGDLVVPRVMGDKLKIHPITILLVLLVMGDLLGLVGVIFGIPIYCLLKVFVIYLFRKFKQRYNRFYGEKGKYEETEFTKDEYLK